A single window of Sphingobacterium sp. ML3W DNA harbors:
- a CDS encoding DUF5977 domain-containing protein: protein MAEENKIIAINTFEGGQNTDIADELIPANQVRYYFNCLVLSSGEGKYGIVTNLKGNELVRTPLAEGENKCIGSCSDEENNKVYFAIWNSAGFHSWMMFSEVDRNIVKVIECKSDTRGNEIWKWKKTDKIIHIDVYHGNLLYWVLDGPWKLNINKCLDKSNTGYGDEILEEYTRAYKQTAIYAPKASYSTNPAIPYNLLYGSQYKFAQRFVYDDFEKSNHSDFSNVAIAENESNQGSDSVSNTNNCLDIQVETGNALVTDIEIVMMKTLPEGNLSPWYLIAVINKAELGIGDNASYTYKFYNDGTYLDVDQAKVTRAHSYMPKYPQCQSLVRNALIYSNSVEGFESILPAVSFSVEYQNLFDDGIYETEMNKPFIGINGYTYSERSWFKEWVHSIMTVTIGPDVKKGNIFILKSDGAVTKPNFEYKASAIDDNRSVANYLVSQIQKASRFQSVSAVTGGSGNTVEFTFDYMHEVNSHSKPFFVSASPVLYSVLKDYGQNLRTFKLGSSRNFAVRYYDEDGRKSNYYISHNMNVKFDPINNFEAAKLSVVTAHISHRPPVWAKYWELLIGPDLTYNNGYFIQLLIQKVVEFKAIDSGNGGESYLDLVIGSLFTYQKIHPNTILKYNFKKGDRLRLIKTIDVESPTKVENYYDFFETEILQYKDEVIEEVNDVIKTNGTNTVETTTVDNNHIGLIISIDGVERTIVQVTNNGYVLDRLMPESKSFPSFQIINRNGIIRIKKPNAPSIINFSVVEVFTPSLNAESLGLAAFYEFGHKYPILNWGTDLRMHGGNFQQQTETEPAIIKVSNGMSYIRKREMPVTNSVKNANGVVSTVEDPSFSDYYDSSLYDTGRPVAKDDKTGIVNFIDRCRYSNNTIEDTKINGFNDFDNLDRVDYNDNSGGIMRTVAGDGKLFVFKELKSGWSPVYGRIIRDQSGQSQLGLYDKILSPNLEYYSFDGGIGRHPEAYVKNENNHYFLSPGTMSICRVGGNGVDPISEIYSLDTETRQVLHDALKSNAHINIGYDRANRSVMVGVSDYNIIVYDSYFNEQTWKINNDISGLPTEIQIVNMPEHGIATVDGRDILYESDLDYVGNDELTYRAYISGEWTEAIVMQLYVESAEVLTYTNDEQKQTFYKQCPNGRGSAVEYVIEVGKYQGTSKEEANNLAIQDLVSNGQTYANTNGTCIYVNVRQSISFTKNNCADSGEGSVINMVANEGHFTSLISEEDANSKAINYLNVNGQTYANTNGFCTWENDEKQGVYYRTNCNEGTTPEPYTYIVIAGKYKSQVSKIAANNLAEVDIEENGQLTANANGVCTLMVSIRFGYWETEGNTSRSFENSKLAKINAVEYDIEFDSTGAIDQYIGIREPISSPVKNKWKLTGGTQQNVIDEFTIVEENGYRYYFSIVTFFTIEVKTLTLSVS, encoded by the coding sequence ATGGCAGAGGAAAATAAAATAATTGCTATCAATACCTTTGAAGGTGGTCAAAATACAGATATTGCAGATGAATTAATTCCTGCTAATCAGGTTCGTTATTACTTTAATTGTTTGGTATTATCAAGTGGTGAGGGAAAATATGGTATTGTAACTAATTTAAAGGGAAATGAATTGGTTCGTACTCCATTGGCGGAAGGTGAGAATAAATGTATCGGTTCATGTAGTGATGAAGAGAATAATAAAGTTTATTTTGCCATCTGGAATAGTGCGGGATTTCATAGTTGGATGATGTTTTCGGAAGTCGATCGAAATATTGTAAAGGTCATCGAGTGCAAATCAGATACTCGAGGAAATGAAATATGGAAATGGAAGAAAACTGATAAAATTATTCATATAGACGTATATCATGGTAATCTTCTTTATTGGGTATTAGATGGCCCTTGGAAATTAAATATAAACAAATGCCTAGATAAATCTAATACTGGGTATGGTGATGAAATATTAGAAGAATATACAAGGGCATATAAGCAGACAGCAATTTATGCTCCTAAAGCTAGTTACTCAACAAATCCAGCAATTCCTTACAATCTACTTTATGGTTCACAATATAAATTTGCACAACGATTTGTATATGATGATTTTGAAAAATCAAATCATAGTGATTTTAGTAATGTAGCTATCGCTGAAAATGAGTCAAATCAAGGAAGTGATTCTGTTTCAAATACTAACAACTGTTTGGATATCCAAGTTGAAACAGGAAATGCTTTGGTAACTGATATTGAGATTGTAATGATGAAGACTTTACCGGAAGGAAATTTATCCCCCTGGTATTTAATTGCGGTAATCAATAAAGCTGAATTGGGGATTGGAGATAACGCTTCCTACACTTATAAATTTTATAATGATGGTACTTATCTAGATGTTGATCAAGCAAAAGTTACTAGGGCCCATAGTTATATGCCTAAATATCCACAATGTCAGTCACTGGTTAGGAATGCATTGATTTATTCAAATTCAGTTGAAGGTTTCGAATCAATATTACCTGCAGTTTCTTTTAGTGTTGAATATCAAAATCTTTTTGATGATGGTATTTATGAAACTGAAATGAATAAGCCATTTATTGGCATAAATGGATATACCTATTCTGAACGAAGCTGGTTTAAAGAATGGGTACACTCGATTATGACGGTTACTATAGGACCAGATGTGAAAAAGGGTAACATATTTATATTAAAGTCTGATGGAGCTGTCACAAAACCAAATTTTGAGTATAAAGCAAGTGCTATTGATGATAATCGATCTGTTGCTAATTATTTAGTTAGTCAAATACAAAAAGCTAGTCGATTTCAGTCCGTAAGCGCTGTTACAGGTGGATCTGGAAATACAGTAGAATTTACTTTTGACTATATGCATGAAGTTAATAGTCATTCTAAACCATTCTTTGTATCCGCGAGCCCAGTTCTTTATAGTGTACTAAAAGACTATGGTCAAAATTTACGAACTTTCAAGTTAGGATCTTCACGAAATTTTGCTGTACGATACTATGATGAAGATGGCCGTAAATCGAACTATTATATTTCACATAATATGAATGTTAAGTTTGATCCAATAAATAATTTTGAAGCTGCAAAATTATCTGTTGTAACAGCTCATATTTCACATAGACCGCCAGTATGGGCCAAGTATTGGGAATTATTGATAGGGCCAGATTTGACTTATAATAATGGATATTTTATTCAATTACTGATTCAGAAGGTAGTTGAATTTAAGGCTATTGATAGCGGTAATGGTGGTGAAAGTTATTTAGATTTGGTAATTGGTAGCTTGTTTACCTATCAGAAAATTCATCCAAATACCATACTTAAATATAATTTTAAAAAAGGAGATCGTCTTCGGTTGATAAAGACAATAGATGTTGAAAGTCCAACAAAAGTTGAAAATTATTATGATTTTTTTGAAACTGAGATTCTTCAGTATAAAGATGAAGTCATTGAAGAAGTAAATGATGTCATCAAAACCAATGGTACAAATACAGTAGAAACGACCACAGTAGATAATAATCATATTGGATTGATAATATCAATTGATGGTGTTGAAAGAACTATTGTACAAGTAACAAATAATGGTTACGTATTAGATCGTTTGATGCCGGAAAGCAAAAGTTTTCCAAGTTTTCAAATTATCAATAGAAACGGTATCATTCGTATAAAAAAACCAAATGCACCTAGTATAATCAATTTTTCTGTTGTTGAGGTTTTTACTCCATCCTTAAATGCGGAATCTCTGGGCCTAGCAGCATTTTATGAGTTTGGGCATAAGTATCCTATCCTAAATTGGGGAACTGATTTACGAATGCATGGAGGTAATTTTCAACAACAAACTGAAACTGAACCTGCTATTATCAAAGTTAGTAATGGGATGTCTTATATACGGAAGAGAGAAATGCCGGTGACTAATTCGGTTAAAAATGCAAATGGAGTTGTTTCTACAGTGGAAGATCCTTCTTTTTCGGACTATTATGATAGTTCACTATATGATACAGGAAGACCTGTAGCAAAGGACGATAAGACAGGTATAGTGAATTTTATCGATCGTTGTCGCTATTCTAACAATACAATAGAAGATACAAAAATTAATGGATTCAACGATTTTGATAACCTTGATCGAGTGGATTATAATGATAATAGTGGGGGGATAATGCGAACAGTTGCTGGTGATGGAAAACTGTTTGTGTTTAAAGAATTGAAAAGTGGGTGGTCTCCGGTATATGGTCGTATTATTAGAGATCAGTCCGGTCAATCTCAATTGGGACTTTATGATAAGATATTGAGTCCAAACTTAGAGTATTATTCTTTTGATGGAGGAATTGGTCGTCATCCTGAAGCGTATGTGAAAAATGAGAATAATCATTATTTTTTAAGTCCTGGGACTATGTCAATTTGTCGAGTTGGTGGAAATGGTGTTGATCCAATTTCTGAAATTTACAGTTTAGATACAGAGACACGTCAAGTATTGCATGATGCTTTGAAGAGTAATGCACATATTAACATTGGTTATGATCGTGCTAATCGGAGTGTGATGGTAGGTGTGTCTGATTATAATATTATTGTTTATGATTCTTATTTTAATGAGCAAACATGGAAAATTAATAATGATATCAGTGGGCTTCCTACAGAAATACAAATTGTAAATATGCCGGAACATGGAATTGCAACTGTAGATGGTCGAGATATTTTGTATGAATCTGATTTAGATTATGTAGGGAATGATGAACTGACATACCGGGCATATATTTCTGGAGAGTGGACTGAAGCGATAGTGATGCAGTTATATGTTGAATCGGCAGAAGTATTGACATATACAAATGATGAGCAAAAGCAAACATTTTATAAGCAATGTCCAAATGGGAGAGGAAGTGCAGTAGAATATGTAATTGAAGTAGGAAAATATCAAGGAACAAGTAAAGAAGAAGCGAATAATCTAGCAATCCAAGATTTAGTAAGTAATGGACAAACTTATGCTAATACAAATGGTACCTGTATCTATGTAAATGTAAGGCAAAGTATAAGTTTTACAAAGAACAATTGTGCTGACAGTGGAGAAGGGTCTGTGATTAATATGGTTGCAAATGAAGGACACTTTACGTCATTAATTTCTGAAGAAGATGCTAATAGTAAGGCTATAAATTATCTGAACGTAAATGGTCAAACATATGCAAATACAAATGGATTTTGTACGTGGGAAAATGACGAGAAACAAGGGGTTTATTATAGAACGAACTGTAATGAAGGTACAACGCCTGAGCCATATACCTATATTGTAATAGCTGGAAAGTATAAAAGTCAAGTTTCAAAAATAGCAGCAAATAATCTAGCAGAAGTTGATATAGAGGAAAATGGACAATTAACGGCTAATGCAAATGGAGTATGTACACTTATGGTTTCGATTAGATTTGGATATTGGGAAACTGAGGGTAATACCAGCAGAAGTTTTGAAAACTCAAAATTAGCAAAAATAAATGCTGTGGAATATGATATTGAATTTGATAGTACAGGCGCTATCGATCAATACATTGGGATACGCGAACCCATATCTTCTCCTGTTAAAAATAAATGGAAACTTACTGGTGGAACACAACAGAATGTAATAGATGAGTTTACGATCGTAGAGGAAAATGGTTATCGATACTATTTTAGTATAGTGACTTTCTTTACAATTGAGGTAAAAACCTTAACTTTATCAGTATCATGA
- a CDS encoding helix-turn-helix domain-containing protein, producing MQLGKQIKEIRERKGFTQKELAIVSGLSEDTISKIESGKNQNPTVYVIKTISKALDNIQFNIYK from the coding sequence ATGCAGTTAGGAAAACAGATAAAAGAAATAAGAGAACGAAAAGGATTCACTCAAAAAGAGTTAGCTATTGTATCTGGTTTATCTGAGGATACCATCTCTAAAATTGAATCTGGCAAAAACCAGAATCCTACGGTATATGTAATCAAAACTATTTCGAAAGCTTTAGACAACATTCAATTTAATATATACAAGTAA
- a CDS encoding co-chaperone GroES family protein, with protein sequence MKLIGSRILVTPVQSETKRESGIYVPQTVKKQINRGEISLVGNTVKPSGVFPNGLDIGQKVIFKDGAGIDYEHEGVPCKIMFDYDIIAII encoded by the coding sequence ATGAAATTAATAGGAAGTAGAATTTTAGTGACCCCTGTTCAATCTGAAACAAAAAGAGAATCAGGTATTTATGTGCCTCAAACTGTAAAAAAACAGATAAATCGAGGTGAAATTTCTTTGGTTGGAAATACTGTAAAACCGTCAGGTGTATTCCCAAATGGATTAGATATCGGTCAAAAAGTAATCTTTAAAGATGGGGCTGGAATTGATTATGAGCACGAAGGAGTTCCATGTAAAATAATGTTTGATTACGATATCATCGCAATTATTTAA
- a CDS encoding histone H1, giving the protein MTNFKKLEETFLEAKQDHEKFENGNKTAGTRVRNHMQKLKSIAQDIRNEVLAKKKSA; this is encoded by the coding sequence ATGACAAATTTTAAAAAATTAGAGGAAACATTCCTTGAAGCAAAACAAGATCATGAAAAATTTGAAAATGGCAATAAAACTGCTGGTACCAGAGTAAGAAATCACATGCAAAAACTTAAATCCATTGCTCAAGATATTCGCAATGAAGTACTAGCTAAAAAGAAAAGTGCATAA
- a CDS encoding crAss001_48 related protein: protein MGETFLDRLKIERSELNEKTTGLGNFLVSESFEKLSTGNKALLRKQYELMFAYREVLDVRLELLTK, encoded by the coding sequence ATGGGTGAAACATTTTTAGATCGATTGAAAATCGAACGTTCGGAATTGAACGAAAAAACTACTGGTCTTGGTAATTTTCTTGTATCAGAATCATTTGAAAAATTAAGTACCGGCAATAAGGCTTTATTGCGCAAACAATATGAATTAATGTTTGCTTATCGAGAGGTTCTGGATGTCCGGTTAGAATTATTAACGAAATAA
- a CDS encoding DUF2829 domain-containing protein, translated as MNFEEALSLLKKGEKLQRLGWNGKGIFIEMQVPNMHSKMSHPYLFIDTTGLISDNLDARRNLVPWAPSQTDILAEDWQILAP; from the coding sequence ATGAATTTTGAAGAAGCATTAAGCCTTTTAAAAAAAGGTGAAAAACTACAAAGATTGGGATGGAATGGGAAAGGTATTTTCATTGAAATGCAAGTTCCAAATATGCACAGTAAAATGTCTCATCCATATCTATTCATTGATACTACAGGGTTAATATCAGACAATTTAGATGCAAGACGAAACCTAGTTCCATGGGCACCATCTCAGACAGATATTCTAGCAGAAGATTGGCAAATACTGGCACCTTAA
- a CDS encoding 3'-5' exoribonuclease, protein MKYFYDTEFLEGKQTLYSWGGLTVDLWLRFIGCCLGVTAIAFAWIIGIDFNLAGLAWLGLVFGAIFFWSLSMPSSPETIDLISIGIVADDGREYYAVSKEFNLKEAWNRCELKDRSIKIDGIVESIEKVKMYWIRENVLLPLWRNLFINTEEEWYAYANDQAWVDFKESVERGESDTFFTYKSLKRLINKYGVGRAQIAEDIKSFCNPVSDIEDNKIELYGYYSAYDHVVFCWLFGKMIDLPEGFPMFTIDLKQMMESHFEFNQMVLDYIDADRKLDGTYTSKYDIETIFSDSAALKKMQEFPQQNNEHLAISDARWNRDLYYFLNQ, encoded by the coding sequence ATGAAATACTTTTACGATACAGAGTTCCTTGAGGGGAAACAAACACTTTATTCCTGGGGTGGATTAACTGTTGATCTGTGGTTAAGATTTATCGGATGTTGTCTTGGTGTGACGGCAATAGCATTTGCTTGGATTATTGGTATTGATTTTAATTTAGCTGGTTTAGCATGGTTGGGTTTAGTTTTTGGCGCAATATTCTTCTGGAGTCTTTCCATGCCATCAAGTCCTGAAACTATTGATTTGATTTCGATCGGTATTGTTGCAGATGATGGAAGAGAATATTATGCTGTTTCGAAGGAATTTAATCTAAAAGAAGCTTGGAATAGATGTGAATTAAAAGACAGGTCGATTAAAATAGATGGTATTGTTGAATCTATCGAAAAAGTAAAGATGTATTGGATACGTGAAAATGTATTACTGCCTTTATGGAGAAATTTGTTTATCAATACAGAAGAAGAATGGTATGCCTATGCGAATGATCAGGCTTGGGTTGATTTTAAAGAATCTGTGGAACGAGGAGAAAGTGATACGTTTTTCACTTATAAATCATTAAAGCGGCTGATCAATAAATACGGTGTGGGTCGGGCACAAATTGCTGAAGATATTAAGTCTTTTTGTAATCCAGTGTCTGATATAGAGGATAATAAAATAGAATTATATGGTTATTATTCAGCGTATGATCATGTTGTATTTTGCTGGTTATTCGGTAAGATGATTGATTTACCAGAAGGATTTCCAATGTTTACAATTGATTTAAAGCAGATGATGGAAAGTCATTTTGAGTTTAATCAAATGGTTCTTGATTATATTGATGCTGACCGAAAACTAGATGGGACTTATACATCAAAGTATGATATCGAAACTATCTTTTCTGATTCTGCAGCTTTGAAAAAAATGCAAGAATTTCCACAACAAAATAATGAACATTTGGCTATTTCAGATGCACGCTGGAATAGAGATTTATACTATTTTTTAAACCAATAG
- a CDS encoding DUF2158 domain-containing protein encodes MKFKIGDVVVLKSGGPAMTVNSDRTQV; translated from the coding sequence ATGAAATTTAAAATTGGGGATGTAGTGGTCTTAAAAAGTGGTGGACCAGCTATGACAGTAAATTCAGATAGAACACAAGTTTAA
- a CDS encoding Cas9 inhibitor AcrIIA9 family protein, producing the protein MKASNDFQTTIQEHLNELASKDPLFAETLKKKNKNINECCHYILSEVQKAKRNAWTDPEIFNMAVHYYDEDDIKNVKSINNYSAIHTTEKVSEVEGKVKKEEPKQSVKRVLPKQIIENQISLF; encoded by the coding sequence ATGAAAGCATCAAATGATTTCCAAACAACTATTCAAGAGCATTTAAATGAGTTAGCTTCAAAAGATCCATTATTCGCGGAAACCCTGAAGAAAAAGAATAAAAATATAAATGAGTGCTGCCACTACATTTTGTCTGAGGTTCAAAAAGCAAAAAGAAATGCGTGGACGGATCCCGAAATTTTCAATATGGCAGTGCATTACTATGATGAAGATGACATCAAAAATGTAAAATCCATTAATAATTATAGTGCGATTCACACTACTGAAAAAGTATCAGAAGTCGAGGGAAAAGTGAAAAAAGAAGAACCTAAACAATCTGTTAAAAGAGTTCTTCCAAAGCAAATAATCGAAAACCAAATTTCCCTATTCTAA
- a CDS encoding PcfJ domain-containing protein: MKPRTKLHHQVVELARDIPPITDEQKAWAFENCIRHIGFRAKSNKVSCLSCGHVFQGIQLLPKLDCPSCQRTISIVDTRKRKDMQRSMMAIITTHKGFQVNRYFEIYCYHKSGEIPNFCIWSACEQWINEKGKTTIFGKQRNLSWYHDTFSGYNEIRNWDQRSSKYNLNPTKVYPKIKTLPILKRNGFKKNFHGLTPYEVFYGLITDSKAETLIKAKQYSLFFERLGDKTRYVDMYWDSVKIAIRNNYIVKDASMWLDELRLLSQLRKDLRSPKYVCPINLALNHQRTIRKHEHMLKIKALDTKKTQIEKYEEQYKHEKGKYFGLKFNAGDITINPLRSVAEFAVEGDRFHHCVFSNGYYKKENSLVFSASLNGKPIETVEVNLITFKVVQSRGLQNRSTDLHEKIVNILNGNMHQIKKCQRKLATIA; the protein is encoded by the coding sequence ATGAAGCCAAGAACAAAATTACACCATCAAGTTGTAGAACTTGCTCGTGATATTCCTCCGATAACAGATGAACAAAAAGCTTGGGCATTTGAAAATTGTATTAGACATATTGGTTTTAGGGCTAAATCAAATAAGGTTTCCTGCTTAAGTTGTGGACATGTTTTCCAAGGTATCCAATTACTTCCAAAATTGGACTGTCCTAGTTGTCAGCGTACAATTTCAATAGTAGACACTCGAAAAAGAAAAGACATGCAAAGAAGCATGATGGCAATAATTACGACACATAAAGGATTCCAAGTAAATAGGTATTTTGAAATTTATTGTTATCATAAGTCTGGCGAAATACCCAATTTTTGCATTTGGAGTGCTTGTGAACAATGGATAAATGAAAAAGGTAAAACAACTATTTTCGGCAAGCAACGAAACCTTTCTTGGTACCATGATACGTTTTCAGGTTATAATGAGATTAGAAATTGGGACCAAAGAAGTAGCAAATATAATTTGAACCCTACTAAAGTTTATCCAAAAATTAAGACTCTTCCAATTCTAAAGCGTAACGGATTTAAAAAGAATTTCCATGGTTTAACTCCTTACGAAGTGTTCTATGGGCTTATTACTGACAGTAAAGCTGAAACTCTTATAAAAGCTAAACAATACAGCTTATTTTTTGAAAGACTGGGAGATAAAACACGTTATGTAGATATGTATTGGGATTCTGTTAAAATCGCCATTAGGAATAATTACATTGTCAAAGATGCCAGTATGTGGCTAGATGAGCTTAGATTACTATCTCAACTAAGGAAAGACCTTAGAAGTCCAAAATATGTATGTCCAATTAATCTTGCTTTAAACCACCAAAGAACAATTAGAAAGCATGAACATATGTTGAAAATTAAGGCATTAGATACTAAGAAAACCCAAATAGAGAAGTACGAAGAACAATACAAACATGAAAAAGGTAAATATTTTGGTTTAAAGTTCAATGCAGGAGATATTACTATTAATCCACTTCGTTCTGTCGCAGAATTTGCAGTAGAAGGAGACCGTTTTCATCATTGTGTTTTTTCAAATGGCTATTATAAGAAAGAAAACTCTTTAGTCTTCTCAGCAAGTTTAAACGGAAAGCCAATCGAAACTGTTGAAGTGAATCTAATAACATTTAAAGTCGTACAATCCAGAGGGCTACAAAATAGATCTACAGACCTGCACGAAAAAATTGTAAACATATTAAATGGGAACATGCATCAGATTAAAAAGTGTCAACGAAAATTAGCGACCATCGCTTAA